The Urbifossiella limnaea genome has a window encoding:
- a CDS encoding amidohydrolase family protein, with translation MATDPPHQTAAAANGFAVTYTARVVFPVAGPPLPGGTLTVAGDRILAVEPRGARAADVDLGNVALIPGLVNAHTHLDLSGARGLVPPADAAHFTDWLRGVIAYRRGRTPEQVQADIRVGLAEALRAGTTLLGDIAAEGASWDAVAATPLRAVVFHELIGLPHARAVLGIATARGWVSGRTPTPLCRPGLSPHAPYSVNARLHKEAVNLARETRFPVAVHLAESPAELELLRRRRGPLVEFLKRVGAWEPDGLAHEHEEWLVRRLRRAPDLYVHANYLTPTRRLPRSATVVYCPRTHAAFGHPPHPVRDFLARGVRVCLGTDSLASNPDLDPLAEARFVRARRPDVAADLILKMVTLAGAEALGWADEAGSLEAGKSADAVAVPLPDRDAADPHELLLADHPGARRTLFRGAWRD, from the coding sequence TTGGCGACCGACCCACCACACCAGACGGCCGCCGCCGCCAACGGGTTCGCGGTCACGTACACCGCCCGCGTCGTCTTCCCGGTCGCCGGGCCGCCGCTGCCGGGCGGCACGCTCACCGTCGCCGGTGACCGCATCCTCGCCGTCGAGCCGCGCGGCGCCCGCGCCGCCGACGTGGACCTCGGCAACGTCGCGCTGATCCCCGGGCTGGTGAACGCGCACACGCACCTCGACCTGAGCGGCGCCCGCGGCCTCGTCCCGCCGGCCGACGCGGCGCACTTCACCGACTGGCTCCGCGGCGTCATCGCCTACCGCCGCGGCCGCACGCCGGAGCAGGTGCAGGCCGACATTCGGGTCGGCCTCGCCGAGGCGCTGCGGGCCGGCACGACGCTGCTCGGCGACATCGCCGCCGAGGGGGCCAGCTGGGACGCGGTCGCCGCGACGCCGCTGCGGGCGGTGGTGTTCCACGAGCTGATCGGGCTGCCGCACGCCCGGGCGGTGCTCGGGATCGCGACGGCCCGGGGGTGGGTGAGTGGTCGAACTCCGACGCCGCTGTGCCGCCCGGGCCTGAGCCCGCACGCCCCCTACAGCGTCAACGCGCGGCTGCACAAGGAGGCGGTGAATCTGGCGCGCGAGACCCGGTTCCCCGTCGCGGTTCATCTGGCCGAGTCGCCGGCGGAACTCGAGCTGCTCCGCCGCCGCCGCGGGCCGCTCGTCGAATTCCTCAAGCGGGTCGGCGCCTGGGAGCCCGACGGGTTGGCTCACGAGCACGAAGAGTGGTTGGTGCGCCGCCTTCGCCGCGCGCCCGACCTGTACGTCCACGCCAACTACCTGACCCCGACGCGACGACTGCCGCGGAGCGCGACGGTCGTGTACTGCCCCCGCACGCACGCGGCGTTCGGCCACCCGCCGCACCCGGTCCGCGACTTCCTGGCGCGCGGCGTCCGCGTCTGCCTCGGCACCGACAGCCTCGCGTCAAACCCCGACCTCGACCCGCTCGCCGAGGCGCGGTTCGTCCGCGCCCGCCGGCCGGACGTTGCTGCCGACTTGATCCTGAAGATGGTGACGCTGGCCGGCGCGGAGGCGCTCGGCTGGGCCGACGAGGCGGGGAGCCTGGAGGCGGGGAAGTCGGCCGACGCGGTGGCGGTGCCGCTGCCGGACCGCGACGCCGCCGACCCGCACGAGCTGCTGCTGGCC
- a CDS encoding tyrosine-type recombinase/integrase, whose product MPRPRNLTPTYSRHKQSGRGRLTWTDIAGVRHEKLLPGQHGSTESLAAKARLELEIATSPTHSSVTPTDITLAEVLAAYLTHATRYYVDAAGKPTKELDNMKSAIKPARELYAATPAAQFGPKALAAVRQHMVGLGWCRSLVNRQVDRIRRVLRWAASEELIPGSTYEALRTLAGLRRGRTEARESEPVRPVADEVVAATLPYLPHHVRVIVELMMHTGMRPSEACRLTLDRLDRGSEVWVYRPEKHKTAHHGKPRVIPFGPKARAVLSAFLAGQEPSATEPVFSPRRAGEERHARLRAARKSKVQPSQVSRKKARPKRQPAVLYTARALAHAVLVAAEKAGVPHWHPYQLRHSYATKVRRHHGLEAAGAALGHTRMSATEVYAERDEQLAVNVAAKIG is encoded by the coding sequence ATGCCCCGTCCCCGGAACCTGACCCCCACATATTCCCGCCACAAGCAGTCCGGCCGCGGCCGGCTCACGTGGACCGATATCGCGGGCGTCCGCCACGAGAAACTCCTACCCGGGCAGCACGGCAGCACCGAATCACTCGCCGCGAAGGCCCGGCTGGAGTTGGAGATCGCCACCTCGCCCACCCACTCCTCGGTCACCCCGACCGACATCACGCTCGCCGAGGTGTTGGCCGCGTACCTCACCCACGCCACGCGGTACTACGTCGATGCCGCGGGGAAGCCGACGAAGGAACTCGACAACATGAAGTCGGCGATCAAGCCCGCCCGCGAGTTGTACGCGGCGACTCCGGCCGCGCAGTTCGGCCCGAAGGCACTGGCTGCCGTGCGGCAACACATGGTCGGGCTCGGGTGGTGCCGGTCCCTCGTCAACCGACAGGTGGACCGCATCCGCCGGGTGCTGCGGTGGGCGGCGAGCGAGGAGCTGATCCCGGGGAGCACCTACGAGGCCCTCCGCACGCTTGCCGGTCTCCGCCGGGGCCGGACCGAGGCGAGGGAAAGCGAGCCGGTCCGGCCGGTGGCCGACGAGGTCGTCGCGGCGACGCTACCCTACCTGCCGCACCACGTCCGGGTGATTGTGGAGCTGATGATGCACACCGGGATGCGGCCGTCGGAGGCGTGCAGGCTGACGCTCGACCGACTCGACCGCGGCAGCGAGGTGTGGGTGTACCGGCCGGAGAAGCACAAGACGGCGCACCACGGCAAGCCGCGGGTGATCCCGTTCGGGCCGAAGGCTCGCGCGGTCCTCTCGGCATTCCTGGCGGGCCAGGAACCGAGCGCGACCGAGCCCGTCTTCTCACCGCGGCGCGCGGGAGAGGAACGGCACGCCCGCCTCCGGGCCGCCCGCAAGAGCAAGGTGCAGCCGTCGCAGGTGTCGCGGAAGAAGGCACGCCCGAAGCGGCAGCCGGCGGTACTGTACACGGCCCGGGCGTTGGCCCACGCGGTCCTCGTCGCGGCCGAGAAGGCGGGGGTGCCGCACTGGCACCCCTACCAACTACGGCACAGCTACGCCACGAAGGTCCGCCGACACCACGGTCTGGAGGCGGCGGGGGCGGCACTCGGCCACACGCGGATGAGCGCCACGGAGGTTTACGCGGAGCGGGACGAGCAACTCGCCGTGAACGTGGCCGCGAAGATCGGGTAA
- a CDS encoding ISAs1 family transposase — MATTRVNVEAIGSYFESLSDPRHVRNRKHLLVDVVVIAVCGLVCGCDGPTAIHRWAANRRDWLDEFLTLPNGVPSRDCIRRVLIALQPEAFQRCFQEWIADALAPAGGGPGRLVAIDGKTLRRSHDAANGLGPLHVVSAWASEHGVALGQVATGEKSNEITAIPVLLKQIELARAVVTIDAMGCQKDVARDVVAGGGDFVIAVKDNQPKLAEAIGSVVEKHLDGELEARKRRRHETDERGHGRRDERFYFVAQVPPDFAARAEWPWVKAVGTAVRVTTHADGTQSDEVRYYMLSRFLSGKRFGEAVRAHWGIESMHWVLDVTFREDESRTRERVLANNLSWLRRFAVTLLKRHPIKDSIRGKMIRCLMNTQFLDEVLTLPAV, encoded by the coding sequence ATGGCGACCACGAGGGTCAACGTCGAAGCCATCGGCTCCTACTTCGAGTCGTTGTCCGACCCCCGGCACGTCCGCAACCGGAAGCACCTCCTGGTTGACGTCGTGGTGATCGCCGTGTGCGGCCTGGTGTGCGGGTGCGACGGCCCGACCGCCATCCACCGGTGGGCCGCCAACCGCCGGGATTGGCTCGACGAGTTCCTCACGCTGCCCAACGGCGTCCCCTCACGGGATTGCATCCGCCGGGTGCTGATCGCCCTCCAGCCCGAGGCTTTCCAGCGCTGCTTCCAGGAGTGGATCGCCGACGCCCTGGCACCCGCCGGGGGCGGCCCCGGCCGCCTGGTCGCCATCGACGGCAAGACGCTCCGGCGGTCCCACGATGCGGCCAACGGGCTGGGTCCGCTGCACGTCGTCAGCGCCTGGGCGAGCGAGCACGGGGTCGCGTTGGGCCAGGTCGCGACCGGGGAGAAGTCGAACGAGATCACTGCCATCCCCGTCCTGCTGAAGCAGATCGAGCTCGCCAGGGCCGTGGTCACGATCGACGCGATGGGGTGCCAGAAGGACGTCGCGCGGGACGTCGTGGCCGGCGGCGGGGACTTCGTGATCGCCGTGAAGGACAACCAGCCGAAGCTCGCCGAGGCCATCGGGTCGGTCGTCGAGAAGCACCTGGACGGCGAACTGGAGGCACGCAAACGCCGGCGCCACGAGACCGACGAGCGTGGGCACGGCCGGCGTGACGAGCGGTTCTACTTCGTGGCCCAGGTGCCGCCGGATTTTGCGGCCCGAGCGGAGTGGCCGTGGGTCAAGGCCGTCGGCACGGCGGTGCGGGTCACCACGCACGCCGACGGGACCCAGAGCGACGAGGTGCGGTACTACATGCTGAGCCGGTTCCTGAGCGGCAAACGCTTCGGGGAGGCGGTTCGGGCGCACTGGGGCATCGAGTCGATGCACTGGGTCTTGGACGTGACGTTCCGCGAGGACGAGAGCCGGACGCGCGAGCGGGTGCTGGCGAACAACTTGAGTTGGCTCCGGCGGTTCGCCGTCACGCTACTGAAGCGGCATCCCATCAAGGACAGCATCCGGGGGAAGATGATTCGCTGCCTGATGAATACACAGTTCCTCGACGAAGTCCTGACATTACCAGCAGTCTGA